In a genomic window of Vigna angularis cultivar LongXiaoDou No.4 chromosome 6, ASM1680809v1, whole genome shotgun sequence:
- the LOC108343299 gene encoding uncharacterized protein LOC108343299 isoform X3 — MSDAEVQFYSAGTTKKSDSQKIYHGRDPNHGSNFWIDGLICAFEYVRGQNRSAKWRSSSNTADRLQVNGQQHSKMHAPSDGLKEASSLRPDKNKLSDLSSVNVSRDSVFGASDDDKESQVRQAGQSRKYDGGHWVPIGWARISELVQTVQVDAVWSSHQFEFEDSEDDFTVADLAAPYWERPAGPIWWCHVSAGHPNVEAWLNNAQWLHPAVSLALRDENRLISDRMKHLFYEVPVRVAGGLLFELLGQSAGDPLVEEDDIPIVLRSWQAQNFLVTVMHVKGSVSRINALGITEVQELLSAGGYNVPRTVHEVIAHLACRLSRWDDRLFRKSIFGAADEIELKFMNRRNHEDLNLFILILNQEIRKLSTQVIRVKWSLHAREEIVFELLQHLKGNGARNLLEGIKKSTREMIEEQEAVRGRLFTIQDVMQSTVRAWLQDKSLRVTHNLAVFGGVGVVLTIVTGLFGINVDGIPGAENTPYAFGVFTAILVFLGVVLIAVGMVYLGLKNPVAEEQVEVRKLELQELVKMFQHEAETHAQVRKNISPKNLPPTAGDAFRSGADYLVIQ; from the exons ATGAGTGATGCAGAAGTTCAATTTTATTCCGCAGGAACAACGAAGAAATCAGATAGCCAAAAAATTTATCATGGTAGAGATCCCAATCATGGAAGTAACTTTTGGATTGATGGGCTTATTTGTGCTTTTGAATATGTTCGAGGACAAAACAGATCAGCTAAATGGAGGTCCTCATCAAATACCGCAGACAGACTACAGGTTAATGGGCAACAACATTCAAAGATGCATGCCCCTTCTGATGGTTTAAAGGAGGCTTCTTCCTTGAGACCGGATAAAAACAAGTTGTCAGATCTTTCGTCTGTAAATGTCTCACGGGACAGTGTGTTTGGTGCCTCTGATGACGACAAGGAGAGCCAGGTTCGTCAGGCTGGCCAGTCTAGAAAGTATGATGGTGGGCATTGGGTACCCATTGGATGGGCAAGAATTTCTGAACTTGTCCAAACAGTTCAGGTTGATGCTGTATGGTCTTCTCATCAATTTGAGTTTGAGGATTCTGAAGATGATTTTACTGTAGCAGATTTGGCGGCTCCCTACTGGGAGCGTCCGGCTGGGCCTATTTGGTGGTGCCATGTTTCTGCTGGTCACCCCAATGTTGAGGCTTGGCTCAACAATGCTCAATGGCTACATCCTGCTGTTAGTCTAGCTTTGAGAGACGAAAATAGACTTATAAGTGACCGGATGAAACACCTCTTCTATGAG GTCCCAGTTAGAGTTGCGGGAGGGCTGTTATTTGAGCTCTTGGGACAATCAGCTGGTGATCCTCTTGTTGAAGAAGATGACATTCCTATTGTTCTTAGGTCTTGGCAAGCACAGAACTTCCTTGTAACTGTAATGCATGTAAAAGGATCTGTGTCAAGGATAAATGCTTTAGGTATAACAGAAGTTCAG GAGCTTCTCTCAGCTGGAGGGTATAATGTGCCGAGAACAGTGCATGAAGTTATAGCACATCTTGCTTGCCGCCTCTCTCGATGGGATGATAG GTTATTCCGTAAATCTATATTTGGGGCGGCAGATGAGATTGAATTGAAGTTTATGAACAG GAGAAACCATGAAGATTTGAATCTTTTCATCTTAATCTTAAATCAAGAAATCAGAAAGTTATCAACACAG GTTATCAGAGTGAAGTGGTCCCTCCATGCAAGAGAAGAGATTGTCTTTGAGCTTCTCCAACATCTAAAAGGAAATGGAGCAAGAAACCTGCTAGAGGGAATAAAAAAGAGCACAAGAGAAATGATCGAGGAGCAAGAAGCAGTTCGCGGCCGTCTGTTTACCATTCAAGATGTCATGCAGAGCACTGTTCGAGCTTGGTTACAG GATAAAAGCCTTCGGGTAACCCATAATTTAGCTGTATTTGGTGGTGTTGGTGTTGTACTCACCATCGTTACTGGGTTATTTGGGATCAACGTTGATGGGATACCTGGGGCAGAAAATACACCATATGCATTTGGTGTTTTTACAGCCATCCTTGTCTTCCTTGGAGTAGTGCTGATTGCAGTTGGCATGGTTTACCTTGGGCTGAAAAACCCCGTTGCTGAAGAACAGGTTGAAGTTAGGAAGCTCGAGCTGCAAGAATTGGTGAAGATGTTTCAGCATGAAGCAGAGACTCACGCCCAAGTCAGGAAAAACATTTCTCCCAAAAACTTACCCCCTACAGCTGGTGATGCTTTCCGTAGTGGTGCGGATTATCTTGTCATACAATAG
- the LOC108343299 gene encoding uncharacterized protein LOC108343299 isoform X2 encodes MSDAEVQFYSAGTTKKSDSQKIYHGRDPNHGSNFWIDGLICAFEYVRGQNRSAKWRSSSNTADRLQVNGQQHSKMHAPSDGLKEASSLRPDKNKLSDLSSVNVSRDSVFGASDDDKESQVRQAGQSRKYDGGHWVPIGWARISELVQTVQVDAVWSSHQFEFEDSEDDFTVADLAAPYWERPAGPIWWCHVSAGHPNVEAWLNNAQWLHPAVSLALRDENRLISDRMKHLFYEVPVRVAGGLLFELLGQSAGDPLVEEDDIPIVLRSWQAQNFLVTVMHVKGSVSRINALGITEVQELLSAGGYNVPRTVHEVIAHLACRLSRWDDRLCFYFRLGFDQLTLEALHIHFFRLFRKSIFGAADEIELKFMNRNHEDLNLFILILNQEIRKLSTQVIRVKWSLHAREEIVFELLQHLKGNGARNLLEGIKKSTREMIEEQEAVRGRLFTIQDVMQSTVRAWLQDKSLRVTHNLAVFGGVGVVLTIVTGLFGINVDGIPGAENTPYAFGVFTAILVFLGVVLIAVGMVYLGLKNPVAEEQVEVRKLELQELVKMFQHEAETHAQVRKNISPKNLPPTAGDAFRSGADYLVIQ; translated from the exons ATGAGTGATGCAGAAGTTCAATTTTATTCCGCAGGAACAACGAAGAAATCAGATAGCCAAAAAATTTATCATGGTAGAGATCCCAATCATGGAAGTAACTTTTGGATTGATGGGCTTATTTGTGCTTTTGAATATGTTCGAGGACAAAACAGATCAGCTAAATGGAGGTCCTCATCAAATACCGCAGACAGACTACAGGTTAATGGGCAACAACATTCAAAGATGCATGCCCCTTCTGATGGTTTAAAGGAGGCTTCTTCCTTGAGACCGGATAAAAACAAGTTGTCAGATCTTTCGTCTGTAAATGTCTCACGGGACAGTGTGTTTGGTGCCTCTGATGACGACAAGGAGAGCCAGGTTCGTCAGGCTGGCCAGTCTAGAAAGTATGATGGTGGGCATTGGGTACCCATTGGATGGGCAAGAATTTCTGAACTTGTCCAAACAGTTCAGGTTGATGCTGTATGGTCTTCTCATCAATTTGAGTTTGAGGATTCTGAAGATGATTTTACTGTAGCAGATTTGGCGGCTCCCTACTGGGAGCGTCCGGCTGGGCCTATTTGGTGGTGCCATGTTTCTGCTGGTCACCCCAATGTTGAGGCTTGGCTCAACAATGCTCAATGGCTACATCCTGCTGTTAGTCTAGCTTTGAGAGACGAAAATAGACTTATAAGTGACCGGATGAAACACCTCTTCTATGAG GTCCCAGTTAGAGTTGCGGGAGGGCTGTTATTTGAGCTCTTGGGACAATCAGCTGGTGATCCTCTTGTTGAAGAAGATGACATTCCTATTGTTCTTAGGTCTTGGCAAGCACAGAACTTCCTTGTAACTGTAATGCATGTAAAAGGATCTGTGTCAAGGATAAATGCTTTAGGTATAACAGAAGTTCAG GAGCTTCTCTCAGCTGGAGGGTATAATGTGCCGAGAACAGTGCATGAAGTTATAGCACATCTTGCTTGCCGCCTCTCTCGATGGGATGATAG GCTCTGCTTCTATTTCCGGTTAGGGTTTGATCAACTAACTCTTGAAGCTTTACATATACAT tttttcagGTTATTCCGTAAATCTATATTTGGGGCGGCAGATGAGATTGAATTGAAGTTTATGAACAG AAACCATGAAGATTTGAATCTTTTCATCTTAATCTTAAATCAAGAAATCAGAAAGTTATCAACACAG GTTATCAGAGTGAAGTGGTCCCTCCATGCAAGAGAAGAGATTGTCTTTGAGCTTCTCCAACATCTAAAAGGAAATGGAGCAAGAAACCTGCTAGAGGGAATAAAAAAGAGCACAAGAGAAATGATCGAGGAGCAAGAAGCAGTTCGCGGCCGTCTGTTTACCATTCAAGATGTCATGCAGAGCACTGTTCGAGCTTGGTTACAG GATAAAAGCCTTCGGGTAACCCATAATTTAGCTGTATTTGGTGGTGTTGGTGTTGTACTCACCATCGTTACTGGGTTATTTGGGATCAACGTTGATGGGATACCTGGGGCAGAAAATACACCATATGCATTTGGTGTTTTTACAGCCATCCTTGTCTTCCTTGGAGTAGTGCTGATTGCAGTTGGCATGGTTTACCTTGGGCTGAAAAACCCCGTTGCTGAAGAACAGGTTGAAGTTAGGAAGCTCGAGCTGCAAGAATTGGTGAAGATGTTTCAGCATGAAGCAGAGACTCACGCCCAAGTCAGGAAAAACATTTCTCCCAAAAACTTACCCCCTACAGCTGGTGATGCTTTCCGTAGTGGTGCGGATTATCTTGTCATACAATAG
- the LOC108343299 gene encoding uncharacterized protein LOC108343299 isoform X1 has translation MSDAEVQFYSAGTTKKSDSQKIYHGRDPNHGSNFWIDGLICAFEYVRGQNRSAKWRSSSNTADRLQVNGQQHSKMHAPSDGLKEASSLRPDKNKLSDLSSVNVSRDSVFGASDDDKESQVRQAGQSRKYDGGHWVPIGWARISELVQTVQVDAVWSSHQFEFEDSEDDFTVADLAAPYWERPAGPIWWCHVSAGHPNVEAWLNNAQWLHPAVSLALRDENRLISDRMKHLFYEVPVRVAGGLLFELLGQSAGDPLVEEDDIPIVLRSWQAQNFLVTVMHVKGSVSRINALGITEVQELLSAGGYNVPRTVHEVIAHLACRLSRWDDRLCFYFRLGFDQLTLEALHIHFFRLFRKSIFGAADEIELKFMNRRNHEDLNLFILILNQEIRKLSTQVIRVKWSLHAREEIVFELLQHLKGNGARNLLEGIKKSTREMIEEQEAVRGRLFTIQDVMQSTVRAWLQDKSLRVTHNLAVFGGVGVVLTIVTGLFGINVDGIPGAENTPYAFGVFTAILVFLGVVLIAVGMVYLGLKNPVAEEQVEVRKLELQELVKMFQHEAETHAQVRKNISPKNLPPTAGDAFRSGADYLVIQ, from the exons ATGAGTGATGCAGAAGTTCAATTTTATTCCGCAGGAACAACGAAGAAATCAGATAGCCAAAAAATTTATCATGGTAGAGATCCCAATCATGGAAGTAACTTTTGGATTGATGGGCTTATTTGTGCTTTTGAATATGTTCGAGGACAAAACAGATCAGCTAAATGGAGGTCCTCATCAAATACCGCAGACAGACTACAGGTTAATGGGCAACAACATTCAAAGATGCATGCCCCTTCTGATGGTTTAAAGGAGGCTTCTTCCTTGAGACCGGATAAAAACAAGTTGTCAGATCTTTCGTCTGTAAATGTCTCACGGGACAGTGTGTTTGGTGCCTCTGATGACGACAAGGAGAGCCAGGTTCGTCAGGCTGGCCAGTCTAGAAAGTATGATGGTGGGCATTGGGTACCCATTGGATGGGCAAGAATTTCTGAACTTGTCCAAACAGTTCAGGTTGATGCTGTATGGTCTTCTCATCAATTTGAGTTTGAGGATTCTGAAGATGATTTTACTGTAGCAGATTTGGCGGCTCCCTACTGGGAGCGTCCGGCTGGGCCTATTTGGTGGTGCCATGTTTCTGCTGGTCACCCCAATGTTGAGGCTTGGCTCAACAATGCTCAATGGCTACATCCTGCTGTTAGTCTAGCTTTGAGAGACGAAAATAGACTTATAAGTGACCGGATGAAACACCTCTTCTATGAG GTCCCAGTTAGAGTTGCGGGAGGGCTGTTATTTGAGCTCTTGGGACAATCAGCTGGTGATCCTCTTGTTGAAGAAGATGACATTCCTATTGTTCTTAGGTCTTGGCAAGCACAGAACTTCCTTGTAACTGTAATGCATGTAAAAGGATCTGTGTCAAGGATAAATGCTTTAGGTATAACAGAAGTTCAG GAGCTTCTCTCAGCTGGAGGGTATAATGTGCCGAGAACAGTGCATGAAGTTATAGCACATCTTGCTTGCCGCCTCTCTCGATGGGATGATAG GCTCTGCTTCTATTTCCGGTTAGGGTTTGATCAACTAACTCTTGAAGCTTTACATATACAT tttttcagGTTATTCCGTAAATCTATATTTGGGGCGGCAGATGAGATTGAATTGAAGTTTATGAACAG GAGAAACCATGAAGATTTGAATCTTTTCATCTTAATCTTAAATCAAGAAATCAGAAAGTTATCAACACAG GTTATCAGAGTGAAGTGGTCCCTCCATGCAAGAGAAGAGATTGTCTTTGAGCTTCTCCAACATCTAAAAGGAAATGGAGCAAGAAACCTGCTAGAGGGAATAAAAAAGAGCACAAGAGAAATGATCGAGGAGCAAGAAGCAGTTCGCGGCCGTCTGTTTACCATTCAAGATGTCATGCAGAGCACTGTTCGAGCTTGGTTACAG GATAAAAGCCTTCGGGTAACCCATAATTTAGCTGTATTTGGTGGTGTTGGTGTTGTACTCACCATCGTTACTGGGTTATTTGGGATCAACGTTGATGGGATACCTGGGGCAGAAAATACACCATATGCATTTGGTGTTTTTACAGCCATCCTTGTCTTCCTTGGAGTAGTGCTGATTGCAGTTGGCATGGTTTACCTTGGGCTGAAAAACCCCGTTGCTGAAGAACAGGTTGAAGTTAGGAAGCTCGAGCTGCAAGAATTGGTGAAGATGTTTCAGCATGAAGCAGAGACTCACGCCCAAGTCAGGAAAAACATTTCTCCCAAAAACTTACCCCCTACAGCTGGTGATGCTTTCCGTAGTGGTGCGGATTATCTTGTCATACAATAG
- the LOC108343299 gene encoding uncharacterized protein LOC108343299 isoform X4 produces the protein MSDAEVQFYSAGTTKKSDSQKIYHGRDPNHGSNFWIDGLICAFEYVRGQNRSAKWRSSSNTADRLQVNGQQHSKMHAPSDGLKEASSLRPDKNKLSDLSSVNVSRDSVFGASDDDKESQVRQAGQSRKYDGGHWVPIGWARISELVQTVQVDAVWSSHQFEFEDSEDDFTVADLAAPYWERPAGPIWWCHVSAGHPNVEAWLNNAQWLHPAVSLALRDENRLISDRMKHLFYEVPVRVAGGLLFELLGQSAGDPLVEEDDIPIVLRSWQAQNFLVTVMHVKGSVSRINALGITEVQELLSAGGYNVPRTVHEVIAHLACRLSRWDDRLFRKSIFGAADEIELKFMNRNHEDLNLFILILNQEIRKLSTQVIRVKWSLHAREEIVFELLQHLKGNGARNLLEGIKKSTREMIEEQEAVRGRLFTIQDVMQSTVRAWLQDKSLRVTHNLAVFGGVGVVLTIVTGLFGINVDGIPGAENTPYAFGVFTAILVFLGVVLIAVGMVYLGLKNPVAEEQVEVRKLELQELVKMFQHEAETHAQVRKNISPKNLPPTAGDAFRSGADYLVIQ, from the exons ATGAGTGATGCAGAAGTTCAATTTTATTCCGCAGGAACAACGAAGAAATCAGATAGCCAAAAAATTTATCATGGTAGAGATCCCAATCATGGAAGTAACTTTTGGATTGATGGGCTTATTTGTGCTTTTGAATATGTTCGAGGACAAAACAGATCAGCTAAATGGAGGTCCTCATCAAATACCGCAGACAGACTACAGGTTAATGGGCAACAACATTCAAAGATGCATGCCCCTTCTGATGGTTTAAAGGAGGCTTCTTCCTTGAGACCGGATAAAAACAAGTTGTCAGATCTTTCGTCTGTAAATGTCTCACGGGACAGTGTGTTTGGTGCCTCTGATGACGACAAGGAGAGCCAGGTTCGTCAGGCTGGCCAGTCTAGAAAGTATGATGGTGGGCATTGGGTACCCATTGGATGGGCAAGAATTTCTGAACTTGTCCAAACAGTTCAGGTTGATGCTGTATGGTCTTCTCATCAATTTGAGTTTGAGGATTCTGAAGATGATTTTACTGTAGCAGATTTGGCGGCTCCCTACTGGGAGCGTCCGGCTGGGCCTATTTGGTGGTGCCATGTTTCTGCTGGTCACCCCAATGTTGAGGCTTGGCTCAACAATGCTCAATGGCTACATCCTGCTGTTAGTCTAGCTTTGAGAGACGAAAATAGACTTATAAGTGACCGGATGAAACACCTCTTCTATGAG GTCCCAGTTAGAGTTGCGGGAGGGCTGTTATTTGAGCTCTTGGGACAATCAGCTGGTGATCCTCTTGTTGAAGAAGATGACATTCCTATTGTTCTTAGGTCTTGGCAAGCACAGAACTTCCTTGTAACTGTAATGCATGTAAAAGGATCTGTGTCAAGGATAAATGCTTTAGGTATAACAGAAGTTCAG GAGCTTCTCTCAGCTGGAGGGTATAATGTGCCGAGAACAGTGCATGAAGTTATAGCACATCTTGCTTGCCGCCTCTCTCGATGGGATGATAG GTTATTCCGTAAATCTATATTTGGGGCGGCAGATGAGATTGAATTGAAGTTTATGAACAG AAACCATGAAGATTTGAATCTTTTCATCTTAATCTTAAATCAAGAAATCAGAAAGTTATCAACACAG GTTATCAGAGTGAAGTGGTCCCTCCATGCAAGAGAAGAGATTGTCTTTGAGCTTCTCCAACATCTAAAAGGAAATGGAGCAAGAAACCTGCTAGAGGGAATAAAAAAGAGCACAAGAGAAATGATCGAGGAGCAAGAAGCAGTTCGCGGCCGTCTGTTTACCATTCAAGATGTCATGCAGAGCACTGTTCGAGCTTGGTTACAG GATAAAAGCCTTCGGGTAACCCATAATTTAGCTGTATTTGGTGGTGTTGGTGTTGTACTCACCATCGTTACTGGGTTATTTGGGATCAACGTTGATGGGATACCTGGGGCAGAAAATACACCATATGCATTTGGTGTTTTTACAGCCATCCTTGTCTTCCTTGGAGTAGTGCTGATTGCAGTTGGCATGGTTTACCTTGGGCTGAAAAACCCCGTTGCTGAAGAACAGGTTGAAGTTAGGAAGCTCGAGCTGCAAGAATTGGTGAAGATGTTTCAGCATGAAGCAGAGACTCACGCCCAAGTCAGGAAAAACATTTCTCCCAAAAACTTACCCCCTACAGCTGGTGATGCTTTCCGTAGTGGTGCGGATTATCTTGTCATACAATAG